From Candidatus Zixiibacteriota bacterium, the proteins below share one genomic window:
- a CDS encoding TolC family protein produces MRNVAKYIVMTVVTFMTLFPGMVMAENLTLGQAIRTALANNDKIRQYRAKLDQAKYSDREASGNFLPSISLQAGYNHMNDPLSIDLSPIRDAMIQMQASNEVEFTNIYQLMGGGSALSSEERAAYYSQYSAALDGLLPAFVETFKDQDYRTASVTLVQPLFTGGKIVAAKKAANAEKHAAEDELAKIENEITQETINNYLAVILLQQVVQTRENVLSGMERHRSNAQRLAEEGLIARYDLLRAEVAVADAGVNLFDDRNRLELAKVALRNTLGLDDDAPIVIADTLLYHPVADSLAEFHARAYDQQPILQMIAEKKKAASQKYAVERSSFLPQLAGFGKYELYDNDLSALEPRWIIGLQLNLNIFNGFKDHSRLQGAKSLKREVEYLESGARREVDLWVNKSYRDMRNAETRFQKLEASVALSSESVRLNEKRFQTGLGTSLEVIDAHLSNEKNQVERLMSLYDYYKSLTDLMVAAGYPLDMLTVWNGEEK; encoded by the coding sequence ATGAGAAATGTTGCAAAATACATTGTTATGACGGTGGTTACATTCATGACGTTGTTCCCCGGAATGGTCATGGCCGAAAACCTGACACTCGGACAGGCAATCAGGACCGCTCTGGCGAATAACGACAAGATCCGGCAATACCGGGCGAAACTTGACCAGGCGAAATACTCCGATCGTGAAGCCTCCGGAAATTTCCTGCCGTCGATATCGCTACAGGCCGGTTACAATCACATGAATGATCCCCTTTCGATCGATTTATCCCCGATCAGGGACGCCATGATTCAGATGCAGGCGAGTAACGAAGTCGAGTTTACCAACATTTACCAGCTTATGGGAGGTGGCTCGGCGCTTTCCTCGGAGGAGCGGGCCGCCTATTACAGCCAGTATTCGGCCGCGCTCGACGGCTTGCTCCCGGCGTTTGTTGAGACTTTCAAGGATCAGGATTACCGCACGGCTTCGGTCACCCTGGTGCAACCGTTGTTTACGGGTGGAAAAATCGTTGCCGCTAAAAAAGCGGCCAACGCCGAAAAACATGCGGCCGAGGATGAACTTGCCAAAATCGAAAATGAAATAACCCAGGAAACGATCAATAACTATCTCGCTGTCATCCTGCTGCAACAGGTAGTACAAACTCGTGAGAATGTCCTCTCCGGCATGGAGAGACATCGCAGTAATGCCCAGCGGCTGGCGGAAGAAGGATTGATCGCTCGATACGACCTGCTCCGCGCGGAAGTGGCGGTGGCCGATGCCGGTGTTAATCTTTTTGACGACCGTAACCGGCTGGAACTGGCCAAAGTGGCCCTTCGCAATACGCTCGGACTGGATGATGACGCCCCGATTGTTATTGCCGACACCCTGCTATACCATCCGGTCGCAGATTCACTCGCGGAGTTTCATGCGCGGGCTTATGATCAACAACCGATATTACAAATGATCGCGGAAAAAAAGAAAGCCGCCTCACAGAAATACGCGGTGGAACGATCCAGTTTCCTGCCGCAATTGGCCGGCTTTGGCAAATACGAATTATATGATAATGACCTTTCGGCTTTGGAACCGCGCTGGATTATCGGTCTCCAGTTGAATCTGAACATTTTTAACGGCTTCAAGGATCACAGCCGCCTGCAGGGGGCAAAATCCCTGAAGCGGGAAGTGGAATATCTTGAATCCGGAGCCAGGCGGGAGGTCGACCTCTGGGTGAATAAATCATACCGCGACATGCGCAACGCCGAGACCCGCTTCCAGAAATTGGAAGCCTCGGTCGCATTATCGAGCGAAAGTGTCCGGTTGAATGAAAAGCGCTTCCAGACCGGGCTCGGGACATCGCTGGAGGTCATAGACGCCCATTTGTCCAATGAAAAGAATCAGGTCGAACGACTGATGTCACTATATGATTACTATAAATCACTGACTGATCTTATGGTTGCCGCCGGGTATCCGCTGGATATGCTGACGGTATGGAACGGTGAGGAGAAATAG
- a CDS encoding efflux RND transporter periplasmic adaptor subunit, producing the protein MKIKLSRWTIYVPVVVAVAALLVIIIRGVMPEKDIITGTVEVDEIDVSSKIPGRVDTTMAAEGDRVVKGQILARLQSDEIDAKVEQARGAMEAARAKLDMALKGARPEEKEAVEKLYLQAVHQYELAEKTYDRIQKVYQDSVISTQERDQVEFQYLAAKEQMEAAGAKYQMVLKGAREEEIRGAQGLFHQAENAYNEAVSYQKETDLISPIDGEISNKEVSAGEMVAAGYPVFTVMNPDDIWIVVQLREDKMEKVEMNGKTRIVIPAVDSNEHPARITYIAPMADFATWKATNQKGDFDLKTFEIHIRPEGKITGLRPGMTARVQF; encoded by the coding sequence ATGAAGATCAAATTATCACGATGGACTATATACGTTCCCGTGGTTGTCGCGGTGGCGGCGCTGTTAGTAATTATCATCCGTGGCGTCATGCCGGAGAAAGATATTATTACCGGTACGGTTGAGGTGGATGAAATAGATGTTTCCTCGAAAATCCCGGGGCGAGTCGATACTACCATGGCGGCCGAGGGTGATCGGGTTGTCAAGGGACAGATTCTGGCCCGGCTGCAAAGCGATGAAATCGACGCCAAGGTAGAGCAGGCTCGAGGAGCTATGGAAGCGGCTCGCGCTAAGCTCGATATGGCTCTCAAGGGAGCCCGTCCGGAAGAAAAGGAAGCTGTCGAAAAACTGTACCTGCAAGCGGTGCACCAATACGAACTGGCCGAAAAGACGTATGATCGTATTCAGAAGGTTTACCAGGACAGCGTGATTTCAACTCAGGAACGGGATCAGGTCGAATTCCAGTATCTCGCTGCCAAGGAGCAGATGGAAGCGGCCGGCGCCAAATATCAGATGGTGTTGAAGGGTGCCCGGGAAGAAGAAATCCGAGGCGCTCAGGGACTTTTCCACCAGGCTGAGAACGCCTACAATGAGGCCGTCTCATACCAGAAAGAAACCGACTTGATCAGCCCGATCGACGGTGAAATCAGCAACAAGGAAGTCAGCGCCGGGGAAATGGTCGCTGCCGGATATCCCGTCTTTACGGTTATGAATCCGGATGATATCTGGATTGTCGTGCAACTGCGTGAAGACAAGATGGAAAAAGTGGAAATGAACGGCAAGACCCGGATTGTCATTCCGGCCGTCGATTCCAACGAGCATCCGGCTCGGATTACGTATATCGCCCCCATGGCTGATTTTGCCACCTGGAAGGCAACCAATCAGAAAGGTGATTTCGATCTTAAAACCTTCGAGATTCATATCCGTCCGGAAGGAAAGATAACCGGTCTGCGCCCCGGTATGACCGCCAGGGTGCAGTTCTAG
- a CDS encoding ABC transporter permease, whose translation MSRLFTNSPTLNVMRREFRRISQRKAFYTLMILVPLVVFSFMFYIYRDKVVIDTPVGIVDLDNSELSRTIVRAVESTRSMKIAEVYSTVNEIKDGMRRGTIQGAFYIPDGLEKDIKNGKSATIVVYKNSSNIIIGNLILKDASTISQTISAGILIKRLEAKGLSPDRALELANPIRVDSHSLYNPGYNYADFLPPGIVMVLLQMLVMVLAVTVINEEIDEGTLTELFQTAGNRVSAVMFGKALAHTAIHTATGLGVLGLLFPLFGITIKGSILLAVPFMIFFIAAGFFPGFLVSCLVRNKFIATDIAAFYNSPAFLFSGYTFPLWAMPSLHYYYAQLLPFTHFLTGFLKIYRYNAPVMDLMPQLAALSIFVFIPMVIAALALKYRIKPLALTGKATPEAIR comes from the coding sequence ATGAGCCGCTTATTTACGAATTCGCCAACTCTGAATGTGATGCGGCGAGAGTTCCGTCGAATAAGTCAACGGAAGGCCTTTTACACCCTCATGATACTGGTGCCGCTGGTTGTCTTTTCCTTCATGTTTTATATCTACCGCGACAAGGTGGTGATCGATACCCCGGTCGGGATCGTCGATCTGGACAACAGTGAATTGTCCCGTACGATTGTCCGTGCGGTTGAATCGACCCGTTCGATGAAAATAGCCGAAGTCTACTCGACCGTCAATGAAATCAAGGACGGGATGCGACGGGGGACGATACAGGGAGCTTTCTATATCCCGGATGGACTCGAAAAGGATATCAAGAACGGGAAGTCGGCAACGATTGTCGTTTACAAGAACAGCTCCAACATAATTATCGGGAATCTTATTCTTAAGGATGCCTCGACTATCAGCCAGACCATATCGGCCGGAATCCTGATAAAAAGGCTGGAGGCCAAAGGGCTCTCTCCCGACCGGGCTCTGGAGCTTGCCAATCCGATCCGAGTAGATAGCCATTCACTGTACAATCCGGGGTACAATTATGCCGATTTCCTGCCCCCCGGCATAGTTATGGTTCTGTTGCAAATGCTGGTTATGGTTCTGGCGGTTACGGTGATCAACGAGGAAATCGACGAGGGCACGCTGACCGAGTTGTTTCAGACAGCCGGGAACAGGGTCTCGGCCGTTATGTTCGGGAAGGCCCTGGCGCATACTGCCATACACACCGCTACCGGTCTGGGAGTGTTGGGTTTGTTGTTCCCGCTTTTCGGGATTACTATCAAAGGTTCGATACTGCTCGCTGTTCCCTTTATGATATTCTTTATCGCCGCCGGTTTTTTCCCGGGATTTCTTGTTTCCTGTCTGGTTCGGAATAAATTCATCGCGACCGACATTGCCGCCTTCTACAATTCTCCGGCTTTTCTTTTCAGCGGTTACACGTTCCCGCTCTGGGCAATGCCGAGTCTGCATTATTACTATGCCCAACTCCTTCCGTTTACCCACTTCCTGACTGGGTTTCTCAAAATTTACCGGTATAATGCTCCGGTGATGGATCTCATGCCGCAACTGGCTGCCCTGTCGATTTTCGTTTTCATCCCGATGGTGATTGCGGCCCTGGCTCTGAAATACCGTATCAAACCGCTGGCTTTGACGGGCAAAGCGACACCGGAGGCCATAAGATGA
- a CDS encoding ABC transporter permease, with amino-acid sequence MMWRYFMSVFRREVDIIRHDRNIIIVLFLAPVVYALFLGTILIQKVETDIPIVVVDNDHSEISRTLIRYLDSNRLLKVSEVSSDFEAARANILKNEVQAIIYIPDDFGSVLKSGQAVDLAVYLNTARFLPSNDINKGVNEVALTMGAGIRLKYFQAQGINTEEATELVQPLRDDTRSLFNISESYGEFLLPGLLLLILQQTLLFGLALSIAREREQNTMKTLVDLAGGNSLTAILGKGAPYFILYASYTLFSLGVFFVLFHLSLLGSLSALAVLLILFLISIIAFTFCISSFLKKEIQALQFLVFTSMPLFLISGYSWPIWSMPRPLQVFTQLLPSTQPFLVFVRITQMGAGWGQVLPDLLFILVLTVGWMALAQWRVKCLSK; translated from the coding sequence ATGATGTGGCGATATTTCATGTCCGTCTTCCGGCGCGAAGTCGATATCATCCGGCACGACCGAAATATCATTATCGTGTTGTTTCTTGCCCCGGTTGTCTATGCGCTGTTTCTCGGGACCATTCTCATCCAGAAAGTGGAGACCGATATCCCGATCGTCGTGGTCGATAACGATCACAGTGAAATCTCTCGAACTCTTATCCGATATCTCGATTCAAATCGACTGCTGAAAGTCTCTGAGGTCTCATCCGATTTCGAGGCGGCTCGTGCGAACATTCTCAAGAATGAAGTACAGGCCATCATATACATTCCGGATGATTTCGGATCTGTCTTGAAGTCCGGTCAGGCCGTCGATCTGGCGGTATATTTGAACACCGCCCGTTTTCTGCCCTCGAACGATATCAACAAGGGTGTCAACGAAGTTGCATTGACCATGGGGGCCGGCATTCGGCTCAAGTATTTCCAGGCACAGGGTATCAACACCGAAGAGGCCACGGAGTTGGTGCAGCCGTTAAGAGACGACACCCGTTCGCTGTTCAATATCTCTGAAAGCTACGGAGAGTTCCTCCTGCCGGGATTACTCTTGTTGATCCTGCAACAGACTCTGCTGTTCGGGCTGGCGTTAAGTATCGCCCGTGAACGTGAGCAGAACACCATGAAAACGCTCGTAGATTTGGCCGGCGGTAATTCACTCACGGCTATTCTGGGAAAAGGCGCTCCGTATTTCATCCTTTATGCGTCCTACACGCTCTTTTCACTCGGTGTATTCTTCGTTTTGTTCCACTTGAGTCTGTTAGGAAGTCTCTCCGCGTTGGCCGTGCTGCTCATTTTATTTCTTATCTCCATCATCGCATTCACCTTCTGTATCTCTTCGTTCCTCAAGAAAGAAATTCAAGCCCTGCAGTTTCTGGTTTTCACATCGATGCCGCTATTTCTGATTTCCGGGTACTCATGGCCGATATGGTCGATGCCCCGGCCGTTGCAGGTATTTACACAACTGCTTCCCAGCACTCAACCTTTCCTGGTATTTGTCCGGATAACGCAGATGGGTGCCGGTTGGGGACAAGTCCTCCCGGACCTGCTTTTCATTCTGGTTCTGACTGTTGGCTGGATGGCCTTGGCGCAATGGCGAGTAAAATGCCTGAGCAAATAA